One Streptomyces sp. ML-6 genomic region harbors:
- a CDS encoding HTTM domain-containing protein, with translation MERGEDQHEAVLPGAALVERHRRRPSRGRRGGGQVSTLSFDRKVARAVQRITSSAFGPYQSAVIRIGFSATYLLFLLRELPHRHEMYGPDAPWRWDMAQQLISGNQAFTALMWSDSAVWFEIVYAIALLSAALLMVGWHTRAMSVLFMAGVLSLQNRSIFMGDGGDNVIHLMAIYLVLTRCGRVWSLDARRAARAARAAEAEEAEGAARGTGVEADVPRRRVRGNVAGPVLWAVLGVVLIAASATDGLGGTWWLPTLLWILWIGEGAWWAVNRYAPRSQTRILLDVIANLAHNATLVVIMAEVCLIYATAGWYKIQGSRWQDGTALYYPLKLDYFTPWPALSDLLASNGVMVMVITYGTVIVQVAFPFTLFNRRVKNVLIVAMICEHAGIALLLGLPFFSMAMIAADSVFLPTVFLVWLGGRVTLVRKLLFSRGDGVPEQRRAAEDEEAPQRSGDGGHTLVG, from the coding sequence ATGGAGCGAGGAGAAGATCAGCACGAAGCCGTCCTACCGGGTGCTGCCCTGGTGGAACGTCACCGCCGCCGACCTTCCCGCGGACGCCGAGGGGGCGGACAAGTGAGCACGCTTTCCTTCGACCGCAAGGTCGCCCGCGCCGTCCAGCGCATTACCTCCTCGGCCTTCGGCCCCTACCAGAGCGCCGTCATCCGGATCGGTTTCTCGGCGACCTATCTGCTCTTCCTGCTGCGCGAGCTGCCGCACCGCCACGAGATGTACGGCCCCGACGCCCCGTGGCGCTGGGACATGGCGCAGCAGCTCATATCCGGAAACCAGGCCTTCACCGCTCTCATGTGGTCGGACAGTGCGGTCTGGTTCGAGATCGTCTACGCGATCGCGCTGCTCTCGGCGGCGCTGCTGATGGTCGGCTGGCACACACGGGCCATGTCGGTCCTCTTCATGGCAGGGGTGCTCTCCCTGCAGAACCGCAGCATCTTCATGGGGGACGGCGGCGACAACGTCATCCACCTGATGGCGATCTATCTGGTGCTCACGCGCTGTGGACGGGTCTGGTCGCTGGACGCCCGGCGTGCGGCGCGGGCGGCCCGTGCGGCGGAGGCGGAGGAAGCGGAGGGAGCGGCGCGGGGAACGGGCGTGGAAGCCGATGTTCCGCGGCGCCGGGTGCGGGGGAACGTGGCCGGCCCGGTCCTCTGGGCGGTGCTCGGCGTGGTGCTGATCGCGGCCAGTGCGACGGACGGGCTCGGCGGTACCTGGTGGCTGCCCACGCTCCTGTGGATCCTGTGGATCGGCGAGGGCGCCTGGTGGGCCGTGAACCGCTACGCCCCGCGGAGCCAGACGCGCATCCTGCTCGACGTCATCGCCAACCTCGCCCACAACGCGACCCTCGTCGTGATCATGGCCGAGGTCTGCCTCATCTACGCCACGGCCGGCTGGTACAAGATCCAGGGCTCGCGCTGGCAGGACGGCACGGCGCTCTACTACCCGCTCAAGCTCGACTACTTCACGCCGTGGCCCGCGCTGTCGGACCTCCTCGCCTCCAACGGCGTGATGGTGATGGTGATCACGTACGGCACCGTCATCGTCCAGGTCGCGTTCCCCTTCACCCTGTTCAACCGACGGGTCAAGAACGTCCTGATCGTCGCCATGATCTGCGAGCACGCGGGCATCGCCCTGCTGCTCGGGCTGCCCTTCTTCTCGATGGCGATGATCGCCGCCGACTCGGTCTTCCTGCCGACCGTCTTCCTGGTCTGGCTGGGCGGCCGGGTGACCCTCGTGCGGAAGCTGCTGTTCTCGCGCGGTGACGGGGTGCCGGAACAGCGGCGGGCCGCCGAGGACGAGGAGGCCCCGCAGCGCAGCGGCGACGGGGGCCATACGCTCGTCGGGTGA
- a CDS encoding DUF5819 family protein, whose product MDSYDDRGAGSGDGDAGPGTIRLENAPSAVAEGAAGTSPRGGMAALSLPYQIVAAIVLSVIGLVACTHLVMVFLHVAPSNTLTKRHGEAVDDWVYPEFEQNWKLFAPNPLQQNIAVHVRAEIAGADGRRTTPWMSLSGEDGKAIRGNLLPSHIHQNELRRGWDFYLNSHDNENRANGLRGRLSEQYIRRIAMLRLSEHDYGGTVERIQIRSETRSVAAPGWSEEKISTKPSYRVLPWWNVTAADLPADAEGADK is encoded by the coding sequence ATGGATTCGTACGACGACAGGGGCGCCGGGAGCGGTGACGGCGACGCCGGGCCGGGGACGATACGGCTTGAAAACGCCCCTTCCGCCGTTGCCGAGGGGGCGGCGGGGACGAGCCCCCGCGGCGGGATGGCGGCCCTGTCACTTCCGTACCAGATCGTGGCCGCGATCGTGCTGTCGGTGATCGGGCTGGTCGCCTGCACCCATCTGGTGATGGTGTTCCTGCACGTCGCGCCCTCGAACACGCTGACCAAGCGGCACGGTGAAGCGGTCGACGACTGGGTCTACCCCGAGTTCGAGCAGAACTGGAAGCTCTTCGCCCCGAACCCGCTCCAGCAGAACATCGCCGTGCACGTCCGCGCAGAGATAGCGGGTGCCGACGGCCGCCGCACCACTCCCTGGATGAGTCTTTCCGGCGAGGACGGCAAGGCGATCCGCGGCAACCTCCTCCCCAGCCACATCCATCAGAACGAACTGCGCCGCGGCTGGGACTTCTACCTCAACTCCCACGACAACGAGAACCGGGCCAACGGCCTTCGTGGCCGGCTGTCCGAGCAGTACATCCGCCGCATCGCGATGCTGCGCCTGAGCGAGCACGACTACGGCGGCACCGTAGAGCGCATCCAGATCCGCTCCGAGACGCGGTCCGTCGCGGCACCCGGATGGAGCGAGGAGAAGATCAGCACGAAGCCGTCCTACCGGGTGCTGCCCTGGTGGAACGTCACCGCCGCCGACCTTCCCGCGGACGCCGAGGGGGCGGACAAGTGA